In the Pseudochaenichthys georgianus unplaced genomic scaffold, fPseGeo1.2 scaffold_1926_arrow_ctg1, whole genome shotgun sequence genome, tttttcttcaaaataataAAGTCAGCCGTGACCCCACCGGCTATATCTGCCAGGGCGCGacgcaaaataaataaatagaactttatataaataaaagaaaCTGGAATATATTTATTTACGAGGAAATGATAGTTtattattttgaagaaaaactctaaaatacaaagaaaagactcaacaacaacaacaacaacaacaacaacggatCCAGAGCTGACTTATCTCGTATGAGTTTCTCGGTGTTTTTGTTCAGCGCTTGAGATTTTACAGGTTTCTTACTTAAATATTCTTCATCTCATTTCTCCTCCTCaggctcctcctcctgctcctcaggCTCCTCCTCCCTCCGACTCTGACGATGGCAACATCTCTCGCttcaaaaccaaaaaacaaacgtctgtttctgaagaagacgtgaagacaggaggaggaggaggaggaggaggggggaaaGAGGATGAAGGGtctgatgatgaagaggaggaggagccgaCCTCCAGGAgggacaagaagaagaagaacaaaggcAGAGCGATGAAGGTCGacagtgatgaagaggaggaggaggaaggaggatCCAAGATGAAGACGGCGGCTCAGAAGAAGGCGGAGAAGAAGGAGCGcgacaagaagaagaaagaggaggagaggatgaagaggatgaagATGAAGGAGAAGGAGGGCAGCGTGGAGCCCAAGAAGGAGCcagaagccccgccccctcaggAGGCTGCTCCAATCGCAGCGGccgaggagcaggaggaggcggAGCCTATGGGAGAAGGTGAGACGGACAGGAAGGAAAGATAATTATATAAAAAGTATTATGTTCTTTTTTATAGAAAGTAGGGATGCTG is a window encoding:
- the LOC117441703 gene encoding eukaryotic translation initiation factor 5B-like — translated: MGKKQKKSGEDSAKDDGVDLDALAAEIEGPSKEPKGKKKKKGVKKEDYDEEEVLKELEELSLEAHGGRAKTEEAEVVEPPKPEKKKTRKGKKGGAEEEEEEEEKKAPPPAPQAPPPSDSDDGNISRFKTKKQTSVSEEDVKTGGGGGGGGGKEDEGSDDEEEEEPTSRRDKKKKNKGRAMKVDSDEEEEEEGGSKMKTAAQKKAEKKERDKKKKEEERMKRMKMKEKEGSVEPKKEPEAPPPQEAAPIAAAEEQEEAEPMGE